Proteins encoded together in one Lathyrus oleraceus cultivar Zhongwan6 chromosome 5, CAAS_Psat_ZW6_1.0, whole genome shotgun sequence window:
- the LOC127084340 gene encoding calcium uniporter protein 5, mitochondrial produces the protein MWGRWRCSSGGFRTLSKRVSSIVNLSHGYDEKLHPFGFGPHLLGLRSVVTVTCGGGWGKGVECLSVMMNQMKRGLSSSSSTLVGDVNGKEESISFSEAKKLMRLVNVESLKIKLGMEGKEVISYGELLQACESFGIARNRDEAATFAKVLDEAGVVLLFRDKVYLHPAKVVDLIRRAVPLALTSDDDPMRDELKKLQDEKIEIDMLAHKQVRRVLWSGLGFGVFTVGLFFRLTFWEFSWDVMEPIAFFATTTGLVTGYAYFLFTSRDPTYQDLMKRLFLSRQRKLCKKHNFDAERFMELQCKCKTHIHSSTVLKNSTGFDVDLDDALHRD, from the exons ATGTGGGGTAGGTGGCGGTGTTCCAGTGGGGGTTTTAGGACATTGAGCAAAAGGGTATCTTCTATTGTGAATCTAAGTCATGGTTATGACGAAAAGCTTCATCCTTTTGGATTTGGTCCTCATTTGTTAGGTTTAAGGAGTGTTGTCACAGTGACATGTGGTGGTGGTTGGGGAAAAGGGGTTGAATGTTTATCCGTTATGATGAACCAGATGAAGAGGGGTTTGTCGTCATCTTCTTCCACTCTGGTTGGAGATGTTAATGGAAAAGAGGAAAGTATATCGTTCTCGGAGGCTAAGAAGCTTATGAGATTGGTGAATGTGGAATCACTGAAGATTAAACTTGGGATGGAAGGGAAGGAAGTTATTTCGTATGGTGAACTTCTTCAAGCTTGTGAGAGTTTTGGTATTGCTAGGAATCGTGATGAGGCTGCTACGTTTGCAAAGGTTCTTGATGAGGCTGGGGTTGTTTTGCTCTTCAGGGATAAGGTTTATCTGCATCCTGCTAAG GTGGTGGATCTGATTCGAAGAGCCGTTCCACTGGCACTAACTTCCGACGATGATCCTATGAGGGACGAGTTAAAGAAACTGCAAGACGAGAAGATAGAAATTGACATGTTGGCACATAAACAGGTGCGACGCGTCCTTTGGTCTGGACTAGGATTTGGTGTATTCACTGTCGGGCTCTTCTTCCGGCTAACGTTCTGGGAATTCTCATGGGATGTAATGGAACCTATTGCGTTTTTTGCGACCACAACCGGATTGGTTACGGGCTATGCTTACTTTTTATTCACTTCAAGAGACCCTACTTACCAAGACTTGATGAAGAGACTGTTTCTTTCAAGGCAGAGAAAGCTTTGTAAGAAACATAATTTTGATGCCGAGAGATTCATGGAGCTTCAGTGCAAGTGCAAAACACATATACATTCTAGTACTGTGTTGAAAAATAGCACAGGGTTTGATGTTGATCTTGATGATGCTTTACATAGAGATTAA